CGTAAATATTTGCTATTTTGTATCAAAAGGATGTCTTTGGCAAAAGAAGTTTTCATGATGGCAGTAAGAGAATTGTTCGATGAGGAGGAAAAGACATGGGAGAACTGGATTGCCGGGGAAGGGCCTGCCCGCAGCCCGTACTGATGACCCGGAATTTTCTGGCGGAAGAAAATCCGTCAGAAAATTTTTGTGTTCTGGTCGATAATCGGGCTGCGGCGGAAAATGTGAAGCGTTTTCTGGAAAATTCGGGCCGGGCCTGTTTGGTGGAGAGTCGTGGAGGGGGGTTTGCGGTGTGTGCTTCTGGAGGTGAAGGGCCGGAAAAAGAGAAGGGGACAGTCTTGGTCCCGAAAGAAGGAGAGGGGCTTCGAAAAATACTTGTGGTGCTGGCCAATGACCGGATTGGGCGAGGGGATGGGGTGCTGGGCAGAGGTCTGATGACCAATTTTATCCTTAC
Above is a genomic segment from Desulfobotulus pelophilus containing:
- the yedF gene encoding sulfurtransferase-like selenium metabolism protein YedF, which gives rise to MGELDCRGRACPQPVLMTRNFLAEENPSENFCVLVDNRAAAENVKRFLENSGRACLVESRGGGFAVCASGGEGPEKEKGTVLVPKEGEGLRKILVVLANDRIGRGDGVLGRGLMTNFILTLDEMGDSLWRIVCLNEGVHLALEGAPSLDPLRQLESRGVEILVCGTCMEHYGVTDRRAVGSSTNMLDIVTGLAVADTVINL